The Megachile rotundata isolate GNS110a chromosome 8, iyMegRotu1, whole genome shotgun sequence genome has a segment encoding these proteins:
- the Rcd5 gene encoding microspherule protein Rcd5 isoform X1 → MDIPTPSNVNHGFSQGTDGFLNIPIESTNLDPLSTKRRSSSRTIKRRKFDDELVETTFNLQPPAASTKSNSRSRTVSISTTPMESAVPQQNVPSPIQVSANISQSDRCNRRTSRPGGSNAPGRKNKKSKNHSHSVNATKDLGRWKPTDDLALITGVQQTNDLRMVHRGTKFSCRFTLQEIQQRWYALLYDSAVSRVAVQAMRNLHPELIASVQARTLYSKAEEDLLGTIKSTSQPTLEVFQELLEANAHTFYSARTAKALLAHWQLMKQYHLLPDQTVQSLPRGEHVLNFSDAEEMINDTELIEQKDELVDAELIAADRRNKREIKVLENELSRWQVLVDSVTGVNPPDFDNQTLAILRGRLVRYLMRSREITVGRSTKDHSVDVDLTLEGPACKVSRRQGTIRLRNNGDFFLSSEGKRPIFVDSRPILAGNKMKLNNNSVIEIAGLRFIFLINQELISVIRQEVVKLNLKP, encoded by the exons ATGGATATTCCAACTCCTTCGAATGTAAATCATGGATTTTCTCAGGGTACTGATGGATTTTTAAACATACCTattgaatctacaaatttggatCCATTGTCTACAAAACGTAGAAG ctCTTCACGTACAATAAAACGCAGAAAATTTGATGATGAACTTGTTGAAACAACATTTAACTTACAACCTCCTGCTGCGAGTACAAAATCCAACTCTAGATCTAGAACTGTTTCAATTTCTACTACTCCAATGGAATCTGCTGTTCCTCAGCAAAATGTCCCAAGCCCTATTCAAGTTTCTGCAAATATCTCTCAATCGGATAGATGTAATCGACGTACAAGTAGACCAGGGGGTTCAAATGCTCCTGGACGgaaaaataaaaagagtaaaaacCATTCACATTCAGTCAATGCTACAaaggatttaggaagatggaaaCCAACAGATGATTTAGCGTTAATCACTGGTGTACAGCAGACAAATGATTTAAGAATG GTTCACAGAGGTACAAAATTCTCGTGTCGCTTTACATTACAAGAAATACAACAAAGGTGGTATGCCTTGCTATATGATAGTGCAGTTTCAAGAGTAGCAGTACAGGCTATGCGTAACTTACATCCAGAATTAATTGCTAGTGTACAAGCCAGAACTTTATATAGTAAAGCAGAAGAAGATCTCCTTGGTACAATAAAAtcg ACTTCTCAACCAACTTTAGAAGTATTTCAAGAACTACTTGAGGCAAATGCCCATACATTTTATTCTGCAAGAACTGCAAAAGCTTTATTAGCACATTGGCAGTTAATGAAACAGTATCATCTACTTCCTGATCAAACTGTACAAAGTTTACCAAGAGGTGAACATGTTCTTAATTTTTCTGATGCAGAAGAGATGATTAATGATACAGAATTAATTGAACAAAAAGATGAATTGGTAGATGCAGAACTTATTGCAGCTGACAGgagaaataaaagagaaataaaagtATTAGAAAATGAATTAAGTAGGTGGCAAGTTCTGGTTGATAGTGTAACAGGAGTAAATCCACCAGATTTTGATAATCAAACTTTAGCAATACTTAGAGGAAGGCTTGTAAGATATTTAATGCGATCGCGAGAG ATTACTGTAGGCCGTTCAACAAAAGATCATAGTGTAGATGTAGATTTGACATTGGAAGGACCAGCATGTAAAGTTTCACGAAGACAAGGAACTATACGATTAAGAAATAATGGAGATTTCTTTTTATCTTCGGAAGGAAAGAGACCAATTTTTGTAGACAGTAGACCTATTCTTGCAGGAAATAAAATGAAGCTTAACAATAATAGTGTGATTGAG ATTGCAGGTttgagatttatatttttaataaatcaggAACTCATTTCTGTCATACGTCAGGAagtagttaaattaaatttgaagccATAA
- the Pp4-19C gene encoding protein phosphatase 19C: MADSSDLDRQIEQLKKCEIIKEAEVKALCAKAREILIEESNVQRVDSPVTVCGDIHGQFYDLKELFKVGGAVPETNYLFMGDFVDRGFYSVETFLLLLALKVRYPDRITLIRGNHESRQITQVYGFYDECLRKYGSITVWRYCTEIFDYLSLSAIIDGKIFCVHGGLSPSIQTLDQIRTIDRKQEVPHDGPMCDLLWSDPEDTQGWGVSPRGAGYLFGSDVVAQFNTANDIDMICRAHQLVMEGFKWHFNETVLTVWSAPNYCYRCGNVAAILELNEHLNRDFIIFEAAPQESRGIPSKKPQADYFL, translated from the exons ATGGCTGATTCTAGCGATTTGGATCGGCAAATAGAACAactaaaaaaatgtgaaattattaAAGAAGCTGAAGTTAAAGCTCTTTGTGCAAAAGCACGGGAAATTCTCATAGAAGAAAGTAATGTGCAAAGAGTTGATTCTCCAGTCACT GTATGTGGAGATATTCATGGACAATTCTATGATTTGaaagaattatttaaagttGGGGGGGCTGTTCCAGAAACAAATTACCTGTTCATGGGAGATTTTGTTGACAGAGGATTTTATAGCGTTGAAACATTCCTTCTTCTTTTGGCattaaaa GTTCGTTATCCTGATAGGATTACATTAATAAGGGGCAATCATGAGTCTCGACAAATTACACAAGTATATGGTTTTTATGATGAATGCTTACGTAAATATGGCAGCATTACTGTTTGGCGATATTGTACTGAAATATTTGATTACTTGTCTCTTTCTGCAATAATTgatggaaaaatattttgtgtTCATGGTGGATTATCCCCAAGTATCCAAACGCTTGATCAAATAAGAACTATAGACAGAAAACAAGAA gtTCCACACGATGGTCCAATGTGTGATTTACTTTGGTCAGATCCAGAAGATACTCAAGGTTGGGGAGTCTCACCACGAGGAGCTGGTTATCTTTTTGGAAGTGATGTTGTAGCACAGTTTAATACTGCAAATGATATCGATATGATATGTAGAGCACATCAATTAGTTATGGAAGGATTTAAATGGCATTTTAATGAGACTGTTTTGACAGTTTGGTCAGCACCTAATTATTGTTACAG ATGTGGAAATGTAGCTGCCATATTAGAATTAAATGAGCATCTTAATCGAGATTTCATAATATTTGAAGCAGCACCTCAGGAAAGTCGAGGAATACCTAGTAAAAAGCCTCAAGCTGattactttttataa
- the Rcd5 gene encoding microspherule protein Rcd5 isoform X2 yields MESAVPQQNVPSPIQVSANISQSDRCNRRTSRPGGSNAPGRKNKKSKNHSHSVNATKDLGRWKPTDDLALITGVQQTNDLRMVHRGTKFSCRFTLQEIQQRWYALLYDSAVSRVAVQAMRNLHPELIASVQARTLYSKAEEDLLGTIKSTSQPTLEVFQELLEANAHTFYSARTAKALLAHWQLMKQYHLLPDQTVQSLPRGEHVLNFSDAEEMINDTELIEQKDELVDAELIAADRRNKREIKVLENELSRWQVLVDSVTGVNPPDFDNQTLAILRGRLVRYLMRSREITVGRSTKDHSVDVDLTLEGPACKVSRRQGTIRLRNNGDFFLSSEGKRPIFVDSRPILAGNKMKLNNNSVIEIAGLRFIFLINQELISVIRQEVVKLNLKP; encoded by the exons ATGGAATCTGCTGTTCCTCAGCAAAATGTCCCAAGCCCTATTCAAGTTTCTGCAAATATCTCTCAATCGGATAGATGTAATCGACGTACAAGTAGACCAGGGGGTTCAAATGCTCCTGGACGgaaaaataaaaagagtaaaaacCATTCACATTCAGTCAATGCTACAaaggatttaggaagatggaaaCCAACAGATGATTTAGCGTTAATCACTGGTGTACAGCAGACAAATGATTTAAGAATG GTTCACAGAGGTACAAAATTCTCGTGTCGCTTTACATTACAAGAAATACAACAAAGGTGGTATGCCTTGCTATATGATAGTGCAGTTTCAAGAGTAGCAGTACAGGCTATGCGTAACTTACATCCAGAATTAATTGCTAGTGTACAAGCCAGAACTTTATATAGTAAAGCAGAAGAAGATCTCCTTGGTACAATAAAAtcg ACTTCTCAACCAACTTTAGAAGTATTTCAAGAACTACTTGAGGCAAATGCCCATACATTTTATTCTGCAAGAACTGCAAAAGCTTTATTAGCACATTGGCAGTTAATGAAACAGTATCATCTACTTCCTGATCAAACTGTACAAAGTTTACCAAGAGGTGAACATGTTCTTAATTTTTCTGATGCAGAAGAGATGATTAATGATACAGAATTAATTGAACAAAAAGATGAATTGGTAGATGCAGAACTTATTGCAGCTGACAGgagaaataaaagagaaataaaagtATTAGAAAATGAATTAAGTAGGTGGCAAGTTCTGGTTGATAGTGTAACAGGAGTAAATCCACCAGATTTTGATAATCAAACTTTAGCAATACTTAGAGGAAGGCTTGTAAGATATTTAATGCGATCGCGAGAG ATTACTGTAGGCCGTTCAACAAAAGATCATAGTGTAGATGTAGATTTGACATTGGAAGGACCAGCATGTAAAGTTTCACGAAGACAAGGAACTATACGATTAAGAAATAATGGAGATTTCTTTTTATCTTCGGAAGGAAAGAGACCAATTTTTGTAGACAGTAGACCTATTCTTGCAGGAAATAAAATGAAGCTTAACAATAATAGTGTGATTGAG ATTGCAGGTttgagatttatatttttaataaatcaggAACTCATTTCTGTCATACGTCAGGAagtagttaaattaaatttgaagccATAA